One genomic segment of Streptomyces liangshanensis includes these proteins:
- a CDS encoding carbohydrate ABC transporter permease, which produces MSTLSTARRGSTRSYSAIPGQSGGSPWWRSVKFVVLLACVAVVAIPFLTVLSTSLADTAQINRTGGFVLWPDHPTLDSYRALLGGGLVSRAMLVSIGVTLVGTLVSLSASISLAYGLSRPGTFGHKPILLLLVFSLLFVPGLIPSYLVVKQLGLINSYWSLILPTAVNAFNVIVLRSFFTGLPGELIDAARIDGASEWRILTRIVLPLSKASVAVIGLFYAVSYWNAFFNALIYINQSVKWPLQLVLQTYVVNNAAIGQGQTADPAAALPPTVALQAAILVLSIVPIIAVYPFLQKHLTKGVMIGAVKG; this is translated from the coding sequence ATGAGCACACTCTCCACCGCGCGGCGCGGGTCCACCCGCTCCTACAGCGCCATTCCCGGCCAGTCCGGGGGCTCCCCCTGGTGGCGGTCGGTGAAGTTCGTCGTCCTGCTGGCGTGTGTGGCAGTGGTGGCGATCCCCTTCCTGACCGTGCTCTCCACGTCCCTCGCCGACACGGCCCAGATCAACCGCACCGGCGGTTTCGTGCTGTGGCCCGACCACCCCACACTCGACTCCTACCGCGCCCTGCTGGGCGGCGGGCTGGTGTCCCGCGCGATGCTCGTCAGCATCGGTGTCACGCTCGTCGGCACCCTGGTCAGCCTGTCCGCGTCCATCTCGCTCGCGTACGGACTGAGCCGGCCCGGCACCTTCGGCCACAAACCGATCCTGCTGCTCCTCGTCTTCTCGCTGCTGTTCGTGCCCGGTCTCATCCCGAGCTACCTGGTCGTCAAGCAGCTCGGCCTCATCAACAGCTATTGGTCGCTGATCCTGCCCACGGCCGTGAACGCCTTCAACGTGATCGTCCTGCGCTCGTTCTTCACCGGCCTGCCCGGCGAGCTGATCGACGCGGCCCGCATCGACGGCGCGAGCGAATGGCGCATCCTCACCCGGATCGTCCTGCCGCTGTCGAAGGCGTCGGTCGCGGTGATCGGCCTCTTCTACGCCGTCTCGTACTGGAACGCCTTCTTCAACGCCCTCATCTACATCAACCAGTCGGTCAAGTGGCCGCTCCAACTCGTCCTCCAGACCTACGTGGTCAACAACGCCGCCATCGGGCAGGGACAGACGGCCGACCCCGCCGCCGCGCTGCCGCCCACCGTCGCGTTGCAGGCGGCGATCCTCGTCCTGTCCATCGTCCCGATCATCGCCGTCTACCCGTTCCTCCAGAAGCACCTGACCAAGGGAGTGATGATCGGCGCGGTCAAGGGATGA
- a CDS encoding hydroxyacid dehydrogenase: MTVRAGRGHRPTAVCVMDPAVAGSVLPPDLRARLSAVVRLAPDPAGPDLDEVFAAALADAEVLVSGWGCPRLTAGVLERAPRLRAVAHAAGSVKSLVSDAVWERGIVVSSAADANAGPMVAHTVALVTLAARRTLTMAAGYRDKWPAFSSRSGADGHTVGIVGASRIGRRVIAELARSDARYRILLSDPYVTDDEARRLGAERVGLADLCRRSGVVSVHAPLLPETAGLLDAGLLALIPDGGALINTARGALVDTEALTRECRAGRLEAYLDVTDPEPLPPGHPLLSLPNVLVTPHVAGAQGTEVRRLGQYAVEEVERWAAGRPLLGQVTREALPRLA, from the coding sequence ATGACCGTCCGAGCGGGACGCGGCCACCGTCCCACCGCCGTGTGCGTCATGGACCCGGCCGTCGCCGGGTCCGTCCTCCCGCCGGACCTGCGGGCGCGGCTGTCCGCCGTGGTCCGCCTCGCCCCGGATCCGGCCGGCCCGGACCTGGACGAGGTGTTCGCGGCGGCGCTCGCCGACGCGGAGGTCCTGGTCAGCGGCTGGGGCTGTCCCCGGCTCACGGCGGGAGTCCTGGAACGGGCCCCCCGGCTGCGTGCCGTCGCGCACGCGGCCGGGAGCGTCAAGTCGCTGGTGAGCGACGCGGTGTGGGAGCGCGGCATCGTCGTGTCCTCGGCGGCCGACGCCAACGCGGGCCCCATGGTGGCGCATACGGTCGCGCTCGTCACGCTCGCCGCCCGGCGCACGCTCACCATGGCGGCCGGCTACCGGGACAAGTGGCCTGCCTTCAGCAGCCGTTCGGGCGCCGACGGGCACACGGTGGGCATCGTCGGCGCCTCCCGCATCGGCCGCCGGGTGATCGCCGAACTGGCCAGGTCCGACGCGCGCTACCGGATCCTGCTCAGCGACCCCTACGTGACCGACGACGAGGCGCGGCGGCTCGGCGCGGAACGGGTCGGCCTGGCGGACCTGTGCCGCCGGTCCGGGGTGGTGAGCGTCCACGCGCCGCTCCTGCCGGAGACGGCGGGCCTGCTCGACGCCGGCCTGCTCGCCCTCATCCCCGACGGAGGCGCGCTGATCAACACCGCGCGGGGCGCCCTCGTCGACACGGAGGCCCTGACGCGCGAGTGCCGCGCCGGCCGGCTGGAGGCGTACCTCGACGTCACCGACCCCGAGCCGCTGCCCCCCGGCCACCCCCTGCTCTCCCTGCCCAACGTCCTGGTCACCCCGCACGTCGCGGGAGCGCAGGGCACCGAGGTCCGCCGGCTCGGGCAGTACGCGGTGGAGGAGGTCGAGCGGTGGGCGGCGGGGCGGCCGCTCCTGGGGCAGGTCACCCGCGAGGCGCTCCCGCGCCTGGCGTGA
- a CDS encoding alpha-mannosidase, translating into MHDDRRITEARVRKLLERVIRPALYSAARPLDLRAWHVDGEPVPYAEAARASYGPMALGETWGRPWGTTWLKAHAEIPAAWAGSRVEAVFDLGFDLTRGPGGQAEGLVHIGGVPVQGLHPYSRSALLTTDAAGGESVDLMVELAANPNISGSQARGTHFGSLETAGDAHQYRLDRAEIAVRDEQVWGLLHDVEVLDELMHELPEGSARRHEILFALRRACDALDAHDVSGTARASRDVLADVLSRPAHASAHAVTAVGHAHIDSAWLWPVRETMRKAARTFTNMTTLAAEYPELVFACSSAQQYAWVKEQHPEVFERIKKAVTAGTWVPVGGMWVEADGNLPGGEALARQLVYGRRFFAEEFGVAQEGVWLPDSFGYTAAYPQLARLAGAKWFLTQKLSWNETNRLPHHTFDWEGIDGSRIFTHFPPVDTYNAELTGRELAHAERNFAEKGPATRSLAPFGFGDGGGGPTRSMLEKARRLRDLEGSPRVEVGDPNAFFEAARAEYPRPPVWRGELYLENHRGTYTSQARTKRGNRRAESLLREAELWAATAAVRAGAPYPYERLESLWRRVLLHQFHDILPGTSIAWVHQQAERVYGELHAELEEIIAEAAGHLGDGPDGSFPGAGSFLNAGPYDRREVAFLPADPTRPGVPGGQPLSDGRLAVLAEVPALGTGGTLDAPETPVTARAEDGGFHLANGRLTVRINSQGLVTSAYDHGAAREALAPGTVGNLLQLHPDDPNVWSAWNIDPYYRDTVHDLREAHAVTLEEDGPLLASVRVERRFGASVLVQHLELTAGSGQLTVRTDIDWQERDTVLKAAWPLDVHAERESAEIQFGHVQRPTHENTSWDAARFELWAHRWVHVGERHWGAAVLNDSTYGHDIRRDTREDGGTTTTLRLSLLRSPHSPDPQADRGRHSFTYALLVGAGIEEAVAGGYALNLPLRPTRATTAPLVTVDTPDVVVESVKLADDRGGDVVVRLYEACGGAVSATLTAGFPVARVSDCDLLENPERDLPPSGNAHSAAFRMRPFQIRTLRLHRGPATP; encoded by the coding sequence GTGCACGACGACCGACGGATCACCGAGGCACGCGTCCGCAAACTGCTGGAGCGCGTCATCAGGCCCGCCCTGTACAGCGCGGCCCGCCCCCTGGACCTCCGGGCCTGGCACGTCGACGGCGAGCCGGTGCCGTACGCCGAGGCCGCACGCGCCTCGTACGGGCCGATGGCCCTCGGCGAGACCTGGGGCCGGCCCTGGGGCACCACCTGGCTCAAGGCGCACGCCGAGATCCCCGCCGCGTGGGCGGGCAGCCGCGTCGAAGCCGTCTTCGACCTCGGGTTCGACCTGACCCGCGGCCCCGGCGGACAGGCCGAGGGGCTCGTCCACATCGGCGGCGTCCCCGTGCAGGGACTCCACCCCTACAGCCGCAGCGCCCTGCTCACCACCGACGCGGCCGGCGGCGAGAGCGTCGACCTGATGGTCGAGCTGGCCGCCAACCCCAACATCTCCGGCAGCCAGGCCCGGGGCACCCACTTCGGGTCCCTGGAGACGGCGGGCGACGCGCACCAGTACCGCCTCGACCGGGCCGAGATCGCCGTGCGCGACGAGCAGGTCTGGGGCCTGCTGCACGACGTCGAGGTGCTCGACGAGTTGATGCACGAGCTGCCCGAGGGGTCCGCGCGCCGCCACGAGATCCTCTTCGCCCTGCGCCGGGCCTGCGACGCGCTGGACGCCCACGACGTCAGCGGTACGGCGCGCGCGAGCCGGGACGTGCTCGCCGACGTTCTGTCCCGCCCCGCCCACGCGTCCGCGCACGCGGTCACGGCCGTCGGCCACGCGCACATCGACTCCGCGTGGCTGTGGCCCGTCCGGGAGACCATGCGCAAGGCCGCCAGGACCTTCACCAACATGACGACCCTCGCCGCGGAGTACCCGGAGCTGGTCTTCGCCTGCTCGTCCGCGCAGCAGTACGCGTGGGTCAAGGAGCAGCACCCCGAGGTCTTCGAGCGCATCAAGAAGGCGGTCACCGCGGGGACCTGGGTGCCGGTCGGCGGCATGTGGGTCGAGGCGGACGGCAACCTGCCGGGCGGCGAGGCCCTCGCCCGCCAACTGGTGTACGGGCGGCGGTTCTTCGCCGAGGAGTTCGGCGTCGCGCAGGAGGGGGTCTGGCTGCCCGACTCCTTCGGGTACACCGCCGCGTACCCCCAACTCGCCCGGCTCGCCGGGGCGAAGTGGTTCCTCACCCAGAAGCTGTCCTGGAACGAGACGAACCGCCTGCCGCACCACACCTTCGACTGGGAGGGCATCGACGGCAGCCGGATCTTCACCCACTTCCCGCCCGTCGACACCTACAACGCCGAGCTCACCGGGCGTGAACTCGCCCACGCCGAGCGGAACTTCGCCGAGAAGGGGCCGGCCACCCGCTCGCTCGCGCCCTTCGGCTTCGGGGACGGCGGCGGCGGTCCCACCCGCTCGATGCTGGAGAAGGCCCGCAGGCTCCGCGACCTCGAAGGCTCCCCCCGCGTGGAGGTCGGCGACCCGAACGCGTTCTTCGAGGCGGCCCGCGCCGAGTACCCCCGCCCGCCCGTGTGGCGGGGGGAGTTGTACCTGGAGAACCACCGGGGCACCTACACCAGCCAGGCCCGCACCAAGCGCGGCAACCGGCGGGCCGAATCCCTGCTGCGCGAGGCCGAGTTGTGGGCCGCGACGGCGGCGGTCCGGGCCGGCGCCCCGTACCCGTACGAGCGGCTGGAGTCGCTCTGGCGGCGGGTGCTGCTCCACCAGTTCCACGACATCCTGCCCGGCACCTCCATCGCGTGGGTGCACCAACAGGCCGAGCGGGTGTACGGCGAACTGCACGCGGAGCTGGAGGAGATCATCGCCGAGGCCGCCGGCCACCTCGGCGACGGCCCCGACGGCTCCTTCCCGGGCGCCGGCTCCTTCCTCAACGCGGGCCCGTACGACCGCCGCGAAGTGGCCTTCCTCCCGGCCGACCCCACCCGGCCCGGGGTGCCCGGCGGCCAGCCGCTCTCCGACGGGCGGCTGGCCGTGCTCGCCGAGGTCCCGGCCCTCGGCACCGGCGGCACACTCGACGCGCCCGAGACCCCCGTCACGGCCCGCGCCGAGGACGGCGGATTCCACCTGGCCAACGGCCGGCTCACAGTACGGATCAACAGCCAGGGCCTCGTGACGTCGGCGTACGACCACGGCGCCGCCCGCGAGGCCCTCGCGCCCGGAACCGTGGGCAACCTGCTCCAGCTGCACCCCGACGACCCCAACGTCTGGTCCGCCTGGAACATCGACCCGTACTACCGCGACACCGTGCACGACCTGCGCGAGGCCCACGCCGTGACCCTGGAGGAGGACGGCCCGCTGCTGGCCTCCGTCCGGGTGGAACGCCGGTTCGGCGCCTCCGTCCTGGTCCAGCACCTGGAGCTGACGGCGGGGAGCGGACAGCTCACCGTGCGCACCGACATCGACTGGCAGGAGCGCGACACCGTCCTCAAGGCGGCCTGGCCGCTCGACGTGCACGCGGAACGCGAGAGCGCCGAGATCCAGTTCGGGCACGTGCAGCGGCCCACCCACGAGAACACCAGCTGGGACGCGGCACGCTTCGAACTGTGGGCCCACCGCTGGGTCCACGTCGGCGAACGGCACTGGGGAGCCGCCGTGCTCAACGACTCCACGTACGGGCACGACATCCGCCGCGACACCCGCGAGGACGGCGGCACCACCACGACCCTGCGCCTGTCCCTGCTGCGCTCCCCGCACAGCCCCGACCCCCAGGCGGACCGCGGCCGCCACTCCTTCACCTACGCGCTGCTGGTCGGAGCCGGGATCGAGGAGGCCGTCGCGGGCGGGTACGCCCTGAACCTGCCGCTGCGGCCCACCCGTGCCACCACCGCCCCCCTGGTCACCGTGGACACCCCCGACGTGGTCGTGGAGTCGGTGAAGCTGGCCGACGACCGCGGCGGGGACGTCGTGGTGCGGCTGTACGAGGCGTGCGGCGGCGCGGTCTCCGCGACCCTCACGGCGGGCTTCCCGGTGGCCCGGGTCAGCGACTGCGACCTCCTGGAGAACCCGGAACGCGACCTGCCGCCGTCCGGGAACGCCCACTCCGCCGCCTTCCGGATGCGCCCCTTCCAGATCCGCACCCTGCGCCTGCACCGAGGCCCCGCCACGCCGTAG
- a CDS encoding alpha-mannosidase, with the protein MHDDRKLVEARLERVLRERLRPAVHPVSTPLTVEVWTAPGEPVPVAEGLAAPTRPIAPGTPWGAPWGTSWFKVTGTVPAAWAGRTVEAVLDLGFTPRTPGFQCEGLVYRPDGTPVKGLHPRNAYVPVGSPVTGGEQVHWYVEASSNPDLEASGVPFQPTLLGDPATAGDAPQYVLGEMRLAVLDETVWDLVLDLEVLGELMAELPVDGARRWEILRAIGRALDAVDLQDVNGTAAAARDELAGVLAAPAVPAAHRVSAVGHAHIDSAWLWPLRETVRKVARTASNMTALLDADPDFVFAMSQAQQYAWIKEHRPEVYARVKKAVADGRFVPVGGMWVESDTNMPGSEAMARQFVHGKRFFLEEFGVEDSEVWLPDTFGFAAGLPQIIRAAGATRLLTQKISWSRTNSFPHHTFRWEGIDGSRVFTHFPPVDTYNCEVTGAQIAHAARNFKEKGVASRSLAPVGFGDGGGGTTREMVAKAARLRDLEGSATVAWESPAAFFDQAQAEYPEPPVWVGELYLELHRATLTSQAQTKRGNRRSESLLTEAELWAATATVRTGAPYPYEALDRIWKTVLLHQFHDILPGSSIAWVHREARETYARLAGELDGIIGEAQRALAGDASGGTELVFNPAPHARDGVAAGGAAARPALGDTVVPVPRDEGGYVLDNGLLRVVVDARGLVISVYDHAAGREALAPGQAANLLQLHPDLPNQWDAWDVDAFYRNVGTDLTDVTVLRAEGAAVRVERAFGASRVTQLLSVPVDTKRLDLVTEVDWHETERFLKLAFPLDVKADRYASETQFGHVYRPTHQNTSWEWARFEACNHRFVHVGEPGWGVALVNDATYGHDVTREVRTGGDGGTTTTVRASLLRAPRFPDPETDQGVHRFRHALVPGATIGDAVREGHHANLPVRRVTGTAAEVAPLVSVDQDAVVVSATKLADDGSGDLVVRLYEAHGARARATVRVDGADAGRAVLTDLLERPLAAAEPPVRTADGVELALRPFQMVTLRLPRA; encoded by the coding sequence ATGCACGACGACCGGAAGCTGGTCGAGGCCCGTCTCGAACGTGTCCTCAGGGAACGTCTCCGGCCCGCCGTCCACCCCGTCTCCACGCCTCTGACCGTGGAGGTCTGGACCGCCCCGGGCGAACCCGTCCCCGTCGCCGAGGGACTGGCCGCCCCGACCCGCCCCATCGCCCCCGGCACCCCCTGGGGCGCGCCCTGGGGCACCAGCTGGTTCAAGGTCACCGGCACGGTCCCGGCCGCCTGGGCGGGACGTACCGTCGAGGCCGTGCTCGACCTCGGATTCACCCCCCGCACCCCGGGATTCCAGTGCGAGGGCCTCGTGTACCGGCCCGACGGCACCCCGGTCAAGGGACTCCACCCGCGCAACGCGTACGTGCCCGTCGGCTCCCCGGTGACCGGCGGGGAACAGGTCCACTGGTACGTCGAAGCCTCCTCGAACCCCGATCTCGAAGCGTCCGGCGTGCCCTTCCAACCAACCCTTCTGGGTGACCCGGCGACGGCGGGTGACGCGCCCCAGTACGTGCTGGGGGAGATGCGGCTCGCCGTCCTGGACGAGACGGTGTGGGACCTCGTCCTCGACCTGGAGGTCCTCGGGGAGTTGATGGCGGAGCTGCCCGTGGACGGGGCGCGCCGCTGGGAGATCCTGCGCGCGATCGGCCGCGCGCTCGACGCCGTGGACCTCCAGGACGTGAACGGCACCGCCGCGGCCGCCCGGGACGAACTGGCCGGCGTGCTCGCCGCGCCCGCCGTCCCCGCCGCCCACCGCGTCAGCGCCGTCGGCCACGCCCACATCGACTCGGCGTGGCTGTGGCCGCTGCGCGAGACCGTCCGCAAGGTCGCCAGGACCGCCTCGAACATGACCGCGCTGCTGGACGCCGACCCCGATTTCGTCTTCGCCATGTCGCAGGCCCAGCAGTACGCGTGGATCAAGGAGCACCGGCCCGAGGTGTACGCCCGGGTCAAGAAGGCGGTCGCGGACGGCAGGTTCGTGCCCGTCGGCGGCATGTGGGTGGAGTCCGACACCAACATGCCGGGCTCGGAGGCGATGGCCCGTCAGTTCGTCCACGGCAAGCGTTTCTTCCTGGAGGAGTTCGGCGTCGAGGACAGCGAGGTCTGGCTCCCCGACACCTTCGGCTTCGCGGCCGGACTGCCACAGATCATCCGGGCGGCGGGCGCCACCCGGCTGCTCACCCAGAAGATCTCCTGGAGCCGGACGAACTCCTTCCCGCACCACACCTTCCGGTGGGAGGGCATCGACGGCTCGCGCGTCTTCACCCACTTCCCGCCCGTCGACACCTACAACTGCGAGGTGACGGGGGCTCAGATCGCCCACGCGGCAAGGAACTTCAAGGAGAAGGGCGTCGCTTCCCGCTCCCTCGCGCCGGTCGGCTTCGGCGACGGCGGGGGCGGCACCACCCGCGAGATGGTCGCCAAGGCGGCCCGGCTGCGCGACCTGGAGGGTTCGGCGACCGTCGCGTGGGAGAGCCCCGCCGCCTTCTTCGACCAGGCACAGGCCGAATACCCCGAGCCGCCCGTATGGGTCGGCGAGCTGTACCTCGAACTGCACCGGGCGACCCTCACCAGCCAGGCGCAGACCAAGCGCGGCAACCGCCGCAGCGAATCCCTCCTGACGGAGGCGGAGTTGTGGGCCGCCACCGCGACCGTCCGCACCGGCGCGCCGTACCCGTACGAAGCGCTGGACCGCATCTGGAAGACGGTGCTGCTCCACCAGTTCCACGACATCCTGCCCGGCTCGTCCATCGCCTGGGTGCACCGCGAGGCCCGCGAGACGTACGCCCGCCTGGCCGGGGAACTGGACGGCATCATCGGGGAGGCGCAGCGCGCCCTCGCGGGCGACGCCTCGGGCGGTACGGAGCTGGTGTTCAACCCGGCGCCGCACGCACGCGATGGCGTGGCGGCGGGCGGCGCCGCGGCGCGGCCGGCCCTGGGCGACACGGTGGTGCCGGTACCGCGCGACGAGGGCGGTTACGTGCTGGACAACGGCCTGCTCCGGGTCGTGGTCGACGCACGCGGCCTGGTGATCTCCGTGTACGACCACGCCGCCGGACGGGAGGCCCTGGCCCCGGGACAGGCCGCCAACCTGCTGCAACTGCACCCCGACCTGCCCAACCAGTGGGACGCCTGGGACGTCGACGCCTTCTACCGGAACGTCGGCACCGACCTGACCGACGTGACGGTCCTCCGCGCCGAGGGCGCGGCGGTCCGGGTCGAGCGGGCCTTCGGCGCCTCGCGGGTCACCCAACTGCTGTCCGTCCCCGTCGACACCAAGCGGCTCGACCTCGTCACGGAGGTGGACTGGCACGAGACCGAGCGCTTCCTGAAGCTCGCCTTCCCGCTGGACGTGAAGGCCGACCGGTACGCCTCGGAGACGCAGTTCGGCCATGTGTACCGGCCCACGCACCAGAACACGAGCTGGGAATGGGCCCGCTTCGAGGCGTGCAACCACCGCTTCGTCCACGTCGGCGAACCGGGCTGGGGTGTCGCGCTGGTCAACGACGCGACGTACGGGCACGACGTGACGCGGGAGGTACGGACCGGGGGCGACGGCGGTACGACGACCACCGTACGGGCCTCGTTGCTGCGGGCGCCCCGCTTCCCCGATCCGGAGACCGACCAGGGCGTCCACCGCTTCCGGCACGCGCTGGTGCCGGGTGCGACGATCGGCGACGCGGTCCGCGAGGGCCACCACGCCAACCTGCCGGTACGGCGCGTCACCGGCACCGCCGCCGAGGTCGCGCCGCTGGTGTCCGTCGACCAGGACGCCGTCGTGGTGAGCGCGACGAAGCTGGCCGACGACGGGAGCGGTGACCTGGTGGTCCGCCTGTACGAGGCGCACGGCGCCCGGGCCCGCGCCACCGTGCGCGTCGACGGCGCGGACGCCGGGCGGGCCGTCCTCACGGATCTGCTGGAGCGTCCCCTCGCGGCCGCCGAGCCACCGGTACGGACCGCGGACGGCGTCGAACTCGCCCTGCGGCCCTTCCAGATGGTGACTCTCCGGCTGCCCCGCGCCTGA
- a CDS encoding ABC transporter permease produces MTAVDRPALRPDPRERPRESARPASPRHRDKALFWFAVPGTVVLLLFQYVPLLGNVIAFQDYQPFTGIMHSRWSGFDNFKILFDGDPAFLHALVNTLELTLIQVVFVFPLPILLALLLNSLVSERIKRIVQNVLYLPHFLSWVVVVAIFQQMLGNGGLLNVFLQAHEWGTWNIIGNPDLFKELLTSQVIWKDTGWATILFLAALTRIDTDLYEASAVDGAGRLRQTWHVTLPALRGLVVLLLILRLGDALSVGFEQIVLQQTGLDKNTTEVLDTYVYNNGLVAGQWGVSAAVGLVKGLVGVALVLGANKIAHLLGEEGIYRK; encoded by the coding sequence ATGACTGCAGTTGACCGGCCGGCGCTCCGGCCGGACCCGCGGGAGAGGCCACGCGAGAGCGCTCGGCCCGCGTCCCCCCGACACCGCGACAAGGCGCTGTTCTGGTTCGCGGTCCCCGGCACCGTCGTGCTGTTGCTCTTCCAGTACGTGCCGCTGCTCGGCAACGTCATCGCGTTCCAGGACTACCAGCCCTTCACCGGCATCATGCACAGCCGGTGGAGCGGGTTCGACAACTTCAAGATCCTCTTCGACGGTGACCCGGCGTTCCTGCACGCCCTGGTCAACACACTGGAACTGACCCTGATCCAGGTGGTGTTCGTCTTCCCGCTGCCGATCCTGCTGGCACTGCTGCTGAACAGCCTGGTCAGCGAACGGATCAAGCGGATCGTGCAGAACGTGCTGTACCTGCCGCACTTCCTGTCCTGGGTCGTCGTTGTGGCCATCTTCCAGCAGATGCTCGGCAACGGCGGGCTGCTGAACGTCTTCCTCCAGGCACACGAATGGGGCACCTGGAACATCATCGGCAACCCCGACCTGTTCAAGGAACTGCTGACCTCGCAGGTCATCTGGAAGGACACCGGGTGGGCGACCATCCTGTTCCTCGCGGCGCTCACCCGGATCGACACCGACCTGTACGAGGCCTCCGCCGTCGACGGCGCCGGCAGGCTGCGGCAGACCTGGCACGTGACGCTCCCGGCCCTGCGCGGACTTGTGGTGCTGCTGCTGATCCTCCGGCTCGGCGACGCCCTGAGTGTCGGTTTCGAGCAGATCGTCCTCCAGCAGACGGGTCTCGACAAGAACACCACGGAAGTGCTGGACACCTACGTCTACAACAACGGTCTCGTGGCGGGGCAGTGGGGCGTCAGCGCGGCCGTCGGCCTGGTCAAGGGCCTGGTCGGGGTGGCGCTGGTCCTGGGGGCGAACAAGATCGCCCATCTCCTCGGCGAGGAAGGGATCTACCGCAAATGA
- a CDS encoding ABC transporter substrate-binding protein: MGAHPTRRNVLLAGLATAALPALAACGDAAAPPPPAANAAVKPPDFVPYRGLRPDLPGTESGVLNGYYHYPKHPVAAAPDGPPAEGPPIDVMTLTFNPVPPPASKNPMWRKLNETLGTDLNYEIVPVANYPVKFSLTVAGGDLPDAMLVLPTAPRQPGMLNALFEDLSPYLSGGGVRRYPYLANIPTASWGPMIVAGGLYGLPMPRANSGSAMFYRADLFKEKDLDPRPRSFKEFLQLSKDLSDPRHAKYANGDPLVTLYFVLEMLHGANTWRETDGKFTWWLEETDILRQALDAMRQLVKAQTIHPDGFTTVGKFKDWFGNGQIAMNYDGNLAWNQYLLQYGATDPKFDIDAMIAPGFDGGEGTHWAGPSNFAMLSLKKAPKERIEQLLRAFNLLASPFGTDHYLLRKYGVEGHDFAYKGPDPIMTPVGATNVVLPTSSTTDAAQSLYYPQDAGPVRRQYAWQQRAVKVLAPDASYGLYSETNVTYGSQAKEDIIQGPLKGYMRSDADWDDVRSAVKAWRTSIGDKMRGEFEQVWAGLHS, from the coding sequence ATGGGTGCGCACCCCACCCGCCGAAACGTCCTCCTCGCGGGACTCGCCACCGCCGCCCTGCCCGCCCTCGCGGCCTGCGGGGACGCCGCGGCCCCGCCGCCCCCCGCGGCCAACGCCGCCGTGAAACCGCCGGACTTCGTCCCCTACCGGGGGTTGCGACCTGACCTCCCCGGCACCGAGTCGGGGGTGCTCAACGGCTACTACCACTATCCGAAGCACCCGGTCGCGGCCGCGCCCGACGGGCCGCCCGCCGAGGGACCGCCCATCGACGTCATGACCCTGACGTTCAACCCCGTACCGCCGCCCGCGTCCAAGAACCCGATGTGGCGGAAGCTCAACGAGACCCTCGGCACCGACCTGAACTACGAGATCGTGCCGGTGGCGAACTACCCGGTGAAGTTCTCCCTGACCGTGGCCGGCGGCGACCTCCCCGACGCGATGCTCGTGCTGCCCACGGCGCCCCGGCAGCCCGGCATGCTCAACGCGCTCTTCGAGGACCTCTCGCCGTACCTCTCCGGCGGTGGCGTGCGGCGCTACCCCTACCTGGCGAACATCCCCACCGCGTCCTGGGGCCCCATGATCGTCGCCGGCGGCCTGTACGGCCTGCCGATGCCCCGCGCCAACAGCGGATCCGCCATGTTCTACCGGGCCGACCTCTTCAAGGAGAAGGACCTCGACCCGCGCCCGCGGTCGTTCAAGGAGTTCCTCCAGCTCAGCAAGGACCTCTCCGACCCCCGGCACGCGAAGTACGCCAACGGGGACCCGCTCGTCACCCTGTACTTCGTCCTGGAGATGCTGCACGGGGCGAACACCTGGCGGGAGACGGACGGGAAGTTCACCTGGTGGCTGGAGGAGACCGACATCCTCCGCCAGGCCCTCGACGCCATGCGCCAACTGGTCAAGGCGCAGACGATCCACCCGGACGGCTTCACCACCGTCGGCAAGTTCAAGGACTGGTTCGGCAACGGCCAGATCGCCATGAACTACGACGGCAACCTCGCCTGGAACCAATACCTCCTCCAGTACGGCGCCACCGACCCGAAGTTCGACATCGACGCGATGATCGCCCCCGGGTTCGACGGCGGCGAGGGAACCCACTGGGCCGGCCCGTCCAACTTCGCGATGCTCTCCCTCAAGAAGGCCCCCAAGGAACGCATCGAGCAACTGCTCCGCGCGTTCAACCTGCTCGCCTCGCCCTTCGGCACCGACCACTACCTGCTGCGCAAGTACGGCGTGGAAGGCCACGACTTCGCGTACAAGGGACCGGACCCGATCATGACCCCGGTGGGCGCCACGAACGTGGTGCTCCCCACCAGCAGCACCACGGACGCCGCCCAGAGCCTCTACTACCCGCAGGACGCGGGGCCCGTACGGCGCCAGTACGCGTGGCAGCAGCGTGCCGTGAAGGTCCTCGCGCCCGACGCTTCGTACGGCCTGTACTCGGAGACCAACGTCACCTACGGCAGCCAGGCCAAGGAGGACATCATCCAGGGCCCGCTGAAGGGCTACATGCGGTCCGACGCGGACTGGGACGACGTGCGGAGCGCCGTGAAAGCGTGGCGCACGTCGATCGGCGACAAGATGCGCGGCGAGTTCGAACAGGTATGGGCCGGGCTGCACTCCTGA